One segment of Methylocella silvestris BL2 DNA contains the following:
- the pdeM gene encoding ligase-associated DNA damage response endonuclease PdeM, which produces MRDSARKRPRRAAALPVLDAEFLADPSGALFWPRESLLVVADLHLEKGSAFAARGVLLPPYDTAATLAVLAILIGFYQPRRIVALGDSFHDSGAGDRLNPGDRCALAMLQRGRDWIWIAGNHDPAPPAGLAGEALDELAIGSILFRHEPSAARGRGEIAGHLHPAAKLSGRGGSVRGRSFVSDGSRCVLPAFGAFAGGLNVRDPAFDALFDGEAEKAVFAYVIGRSAVYAVPHRLCLPD; this is translated from the coding sequence ATGCGGGACTCCGCGCGAAAAAGACCTCGACGAGCCGCCGCGCTTCCGGTCCTCGACGCTGAATTCCTGGCCGATCCCTCGGGCGCTTTGTTCTGGCCGCGCGAAAGCCTGCTCGTCGTCGCGGATCTGCACCTCGAAAAAGGCTCGGCCTTTGCCGCGCGGGGCGTGCTTCTGCCGCCCTACGATACAGCGGCCACACTAGCTGTGCTGGCAATTCTCATCGGCTTCTACCAGCCGCGCCGCATCGTCGCTCTCGGCGACTCCTTCCACGATTCGGGCGCCGGGGATCGCCTCAATCCCGGCGACCGCTGCGCTCTTGCGATGCTGCAGCGCGGCCGCGACTGGATCTGGATTGCCGGCAATCATGATCCGGCGCCGCCTGCGGGCCTCGCGGGCGAGGCGCTTGACGAACTCGCGATCGGATCGATCCTGTTTCGCCATGAACCGTCGGCTGCGCGTGGGCGCGGCGAAATTGCAGGCCATCTACATCCCGCGGCAAAACTCTCTGGACGCGGCGGCAGCGTGCGCGGCCGCAGCTTTGTCAGCGACGGCTCGCGCTGCGTCCTGCCGGCCTTCGGCGCTTTCGCCGGAGGGCTCAATGTGCGCGACCCTGCCTTCGACGCTTTGTTCGATGGCGAGGCGGAAAAGGCAGTGTTCGCTTATGTCATCGGCCGCAGCGCGGTCTATGCCGTGCCGCATCGGCTCTGCCTGCCGGACTGA
- a CDS encoding tetratricopeptide repeat protein → MRPEDHDSESENASLRRAAQQRADETAASLESWLRRAMTRIAERGADKAAPVDLTESLAAMAALLNEASRGAPTSDSPQPPSSQDPFRGAGAREAVLPPVSADAPGDRAISAPAGQSARARALSELKARLDDLERIIRAGGRAAADPALRLALKDIETRLRSSANSEPDDDGPSGRETPSGTGAAALTPAAPGEPPERDGEIGGLQALTKRLRDQRSQRQASRAATDAGAVETLAPELRALTRQIEMGQRQLGEKVETELQSLTFKLEATRKQSPGDLAMDALEQKIAAITQRLETTDRGFASIANLEQTIARLSEQLGQDAEGKDRILDSSNEAREEADRRVHLALNAVQESVGQIANRLARIEADIGEARPARDAAPEEPVRRTATDVATQAELLTGQAAANGGRSPNAVGDDILIEPGAGLPWRFGAPPDRLAAVFGHSAGESGAVLAPSPVAAKPLAPHERPVAIPADLPAARAPAPKQNFFRAHRASLVSGLAALSLALGVIALAKTGALKPVRPAALLKPVGQARTNRDAAKAPAAPSAAQAEAPPPAAPQNAAAAVGGIPKEPTPPSAPAQPEPPKPTDLSLFDPAALNAGQAGSIRAAAEPGGDQLATPLTRLIAGSDPILFEGVIARAEPATAPGGFFAPSLSPASLLKSGAPPALAPANLARLAGTPLDDLRARATAGDGAAQFELGARYADGRAGVQDLALAAGYYAKAAGSGLALAQYRLATMTEKGAGVSRDLGRAKALYEAAAAQGNVRAMHNLGVLAAQGAEAGPDYTTAAVWFEQAAKFDVRDSQFNLAVLLARGLGTPPDAGRAYVWFSIAAAGGDAEADRKRADIATKLSREDLDAAKAAVLSFRPQTLDPLANELSLTSSRAARN, encoded by the coding sequence ATGCGGCCGGAGGATCATGATAGCGAATCGGAAAACGCTTCGCTTCGGCGCGCCGCTCAACAGCGCGCCGACGAAACGGCGGCGTCGCTGGAAAGCTGGCTGCGCCGCGCGATGACGCGGATCGCCGAGCGCGGAGCCGACAAGGCCGCGCCTGTCGATCTCACGGAGAGTCTCGCCGCCATGGCGGCCCTGCTGAACGAGGCGTCGCGTGGCGCGCCCACCAGCGATTCTCCCCAGCCGCCGTCCAGCCAAGACCCGTTTCGAGGCGCGGGCGCGCGCGAAGCCGTGCTCCCGCCTGTCTCCGCAGACGCGCCGGGCGACCGCGCGATCTCGGCGCCGGCTGGGCAAAGCGCCAGGGCCCGCGCGCTATCCGAATTGAAAGCTCGGCTCGACGATCTGGAGCGCATCATCCGCGCCGGCGGCCGCGCCGCCGCGGACCCCGCGTTGCGGCTCGCCCTGAAGGATATTGAGACGCGGCTCAGATCATCCGCGAACTCCGAGCCAGATGATGACGGTCCGTCCGGCCGCGAAACGCCGTCAGGGACAGGCGCTGCGGCCCTCACGCCCGCCGCGCCAGGGGAGCCGCCCGAACGCGACGGCGAAATCGGCGGCTTGCAGGCTCTGACCAAGCGGCTGCGCGATCAACGGTCTCAGCGGCAGGCGTCCCGCGCCGCGACGGACGCCGGCGCAGTCGAGACGCTCGCGCCGGAGCTTCGCGCCCTGACGCGCCAGATCGAGATGGGGCAGCGCCAGCTCGGCGAGAAAGTTGAGACCGAGCTGCAATCTCTCACCTTCAAACTTGAGGCGACCCGCAAGCAGAGCCCGGGCGATCTCGCAATGGACGCCCTCGAGCAGAAGATCGCGGCGATCACGCAGCGGCTCGAGACGACCGATCGCGGTTTCGCCTCGATCGCCAATCTTGAACAAACCATCGCCCGGCTTTCCGAACAGCTCGGCCAGGACGCTGAGGGCAAGGACCGCATCCTTGATTCCAGCAACGAAGCCCGCGAGGAGGCGGACCGACGGGTTCATCTCGCGCTTAACGCCGTGCAGGAGTCCGTCGGCCAGATCGCCAACCGGCTCGCCCGGATCGAGGCCGACATCGGCGAGGCTCGGCCCGCCCGCGACGCGGCCCCCGAAGAGCCGGTTCGCCGGACAGCAACCGACGTTGCGACGCAGGCCGAGCTGCTGACGGGTCAAGCGGCGGCCAACGGCGGCCGCAGCCCGAACGCGGTCGGGGACGATATTCTGATCGAGCCGGGGGCAGGTCTTCCATGGCGCTTTGGGGCGCCGCCGGATCGTCTCGCCGCCGTTTTTGGTCACTCGGCCGGGGAGTCCGGCGCGGTTCTCGCGCCCTCCCCTGTCGCAGCGAAACCGCTCGCGCCGCACGAGCGGCCTGTGGCGATCCCGGCCGACCTGCCGGCCGCTCGCGCGCCGGCGCCGAAGCAGAATTTCTTCCGCGCCCATCGCGCTTCGCTCGTCTCGGGCCTTGCCGCCCTTAGCCTTGCGCTTGGCGTGATCGCGCTGGCGAAAACCGGGGCCCTTAAACCGGTGCGTCCGGCGGCCCTGCTGAAGCCGGTTGGCCAAGCCCGGACAAATCGAGACGCCGCGAAAGCGCCCGCGGCGCCAAGCGCCGCCCAAGCCGAAGCCCCTCCCCCTGCGGCGCCTCAGAACGCTGCCGCCGCTGTAGGCGGAATCCCCAAGGAGCCCACACCTCCGAGCGCGCCGGCGCAACCGGAGCCCCCGAAACCCACGGACCTCAGCCTGTTCGATCCGGCGGCGCTCAACGCCGGACAGGCAGGCTCAATCCGGGCGGCGGCCGAGCCTGGCGGCGACCAACTCGCCACGCCCCTGACGCGGCTGATCGCAGGAAGCGATCCCATTCTGTTTGAAGGCGTCATCGCTCGGGCAGAGCCTGCGACTGCGCCCGGCGGCTTTTTTGCGCCCTCTCTCTCGCCCGCCTCGCTGTTGAAATCGGGCGCGCCGCCGGCCTTGGCTCCGGCCAATCTCGCCCGGCTCGCTGGGACGCCGCTTGACGATCTGCGCGCCCGCGCCACCGCGGGCGACGGCGCGGCGCAATTCGAACTTGGCGCCCGCTATGCGGACGGACGGGCCGGCGTACAAGATCTCGCCCTCGCCGCTGGATATTATGCGAAGGCGGCCGGGAGCGGCCTCGCGCTCGCGCAATACAGGCTGGCGACGATGACCGAAAAGGGCGCCGGCGTCAGCCGCGACCTTGGCCGCGCCAAGGCGCTGTATGAAGCCGCGGCGGCGCAGGGCAATGTGCGCGCCATGCACAATCTCGGCGTTCTCGCCGCGCAAGGCGCCGAGGCCGGGCCCGACTATACGACGGCCGCCGTCTGGTTCGAGCAGGCCGCAAAATTCGACGTCCGCGACAGCCAGTTCAATCTCGCGGTTCTTCTGGCGCGCGGTTTGGGGACGCCGCCCGACGCCGGCCGCGCCTATGTCTGGTTCTCGATCGCGGCGGCGGGCGGCGACGCCGAGGCCGACCGAAAGCGCGCCGATATCGCAACAAAGCTGTCGCGCGAGGATCTCGACGCCGCCAAAGCGGCCGTTCTTTCCTTCAGGCCGCAGACGCTCGATCCGCTTGCGAATGAATTGAGCCTCACCTCAAGCCGCGCCGCGCGCAACTGA
- a CDS encoding MerR family transcriptional regulator, which produces MARDFGVSIRALRFYEDRGLLSPKRQGATRLYGARERRNLKMILKGKQLGFTLAEISAMLASQSELLEADTSDLEMALPPEQIIAQIGFLERQRKELDAAIVELRKAHCRLVETSFLGATA; this is translated from the coding sequence ATGGCGCGCGATTTTGGCGTCAGCATCCGCGCCTTGCGTTTCTACGAAGATCGCGGCCTGCTAAGTCCGAAACGGCAGGGCGCGACGCGCCTTTACGGGGCGCGCGAAAGACGCAATCTCAAGATGATTCTCAAGGGCAAGCAGCTCGGATTTACGCTTGCGGAGATCAGCGCCATGCTGGCCTCGCAGAGCGAACTGCTCGAGGCGGACACGTCGGATCTCGAAATGGCGCTCCCGCCGGAGCAGATCATCGCCCAAATCGGGTTCCTCGAACGCCAACGCAAGGAGCTCGACGCAGCCATCGTCGAGTTGAGAAAAGCGCATTGCCGTCTTGTCGAAACCTCATTCCTTGGAGCCACAGCGTGA
- a CDS encoding LptE family protein, translating into MSEKIISLRGDIIPPPSEPNPTVVEELERLLEAARSGEIRGFAGAYVHRDKVVSYSYAGSVGSYAMLGGVECLKERLLRIAMDCD; encoded by the coding sequence ATGTCAGAAAAGATCATCAGCCTTCGCGGCGATATCATCCCGCCGCCGTCCGAGCCCAACCCCACAGTCGTCGAGGAATTGGAGCGTCTTTTGGAAGCCGCCCGTTCTGGCGAAATCCGCGGCTTTGCCGGGGCCTATGTCCATCGGGACAAAGTGGTCTCCTATTCCTACGCCGGCTCGGTTGGCAGCTACGCGATGCTTGGCGGCGTGGAATGTCTCAAGGAGCGGCTTTTGCGCATCGCCATGGATTGCGATTGA
- the pnp gene encoding polyribonucleotide nucleotidyltransferase: MFEIHREELDWAGRKLTLETGRIARQADGAVLATYGETTVLATVVSARTPKPGIDFFPLTVNYQEKAFAAGRIPGGYFKREGRPSEKETLVSRLIDRPIRPLFPEGYRNDTQVVVTVLSHDLENDPDILALVATSAALTISGIPFMGPVGGARVGYINGALKLNPTVDELKESALDLVVAGTGDAVLMVESEAKELSETLMLEAVMTGHRGFQPVIDAIIRLAEKAAKEPRELAVADKAEVEAAVRDIAEGELREAYKITAKQERYKAVDAVKAKVALALFPEDAEPRFSKEKVAEAFHDLQAKVVRWNILDLGVRIDGRDLKTVRPILAEVGILPRAHGSALFTRGETQALVVATLGTGEDEQFVDSLEGTYKERFLLHYNFPPYSVGETGRMGSPGRREIGHGKLAWRAVRPMLPTAAEFPYTIRIVSEITESNGSSSMATVCGSSLALMDAGVPLKRPTAGIAMGLILEGERFAVLSDILGDEDHLGDMDFKVAGTEEGVTSLQMDIKVAGITEEIMKVALDQAKGGRLHILGEMSKALTGARAELGEFAPRIETLKIPTDKIREVIGTGGKVIREIVEKTGAKINIEDDGTVKVASSDGNSIKAAIAWIKSIANDPEVGQIYEGTVVKVVDFGAFVNFFGSKDGLVHISQLAKGRVAKSSDVVKEGEKVKVKLLGFDDRGKVRLSMRYVDQETGEDLEAKEKAEQQASVD, encoded by the coding sequence ATGTTTGAAATCCATCGTGAAGAACTAGACTGGGCCGGCCGAAAGCTAACCCTCGAAACCGGCCGGATCGCTCGCCAGGCCGACGGCGCCGTGCTCGCCACCTATGGCGAAACCACCGTCCTCGCTACCGTTGTCTCGGCGCGCACGCCGAAGCCGGGGATCGATTTCTTTCCGCTCACTGTCAATTATCAGGAAAAGGCCTTCGCCGCCGGGCGCATCCCGGGCGGTTATTTCAAGCGGGAGGGCCGGCCGTCCGAAAAGGAGACGCTCGTCTCGCGCCTGATCGACCGCCCGATCCGCCCCCTGTTTCCGGAAGGATATCGCAACGATACGCAGGTCGTCGTGACCGTGCTGTCGCATGATCTCGAGAACGATCCGGATATCCTCGCCTTGGTCGCGACCTCGGCGGCGTTGACGATCTCCGGCATTCCCTTCATGGGCCCGGTCGGCGGCGCGCGCGTCGGCTACATCAATGGCGCGTTGAAACTGAATCCGACGGTCGACGAACTCAAGGAGTCCGCGCTTGACCTCGTCGTCGCCGGCACGGGCGACGCCGTCCTGATGGTCGAATCGGAAGCGAAAGAACTGTCCGAAACGCTGATGCTCGAGGCGGTCATGACCGGCCATCGCGGCTTCCAGCCGGTGATCGACGCGATCATCCGCCTTGCTGAAAAGGCCGCAAAGGAGCCGCGCGAACTCGCCGTCGCCGACAAGGCCGAGGTCGAGGCGGCTGTGCGCGACATTGCTGAAGGCGAGCTGCGCGAAGCCTATAAAATCACCGCCAAGCAGGAGCGCTACAAGGCCGTCGACGCCGTGAAGGCAAAGGTTGCTCTGGCGCTGTTCCCGGAAGACGCCGAGCCGCGCTTCTCCAAGGAGAAAGTGGCGGAGGCGTTCCACGATCTTCAGGCCAAGGTCGTCCGCTGGAACATTCTCGATCTCGGCGTGCGCATCGACGGACGCGACCTCAAAACTGTGCGTCCGATCCTCGCCGAAGTCGGCATCCTGCCGCGCGCCCATGGTTCGGCCTTGTTCACCCGCGGCGAGACGCAGGCGCTGGTGGTCGCGACCCTCGGCACCGGCGAAGACGAGCAATTCGTTGACAGCCTGGAAGGCACCTATAAGGAGCGCTTCCTGCTGCACTATAATTTTCCTCCCTATTCCGTCGGCGAAACCGGCCGAATGGGCTCGCCCGGGCGCCGCGAGATCGGCCATGGCAAGCTTGCCTGGCGCGCGGTCCGGCCGATGCTGCCGACCGCGGCCGAGTTTCCCTATACGATCCGCATCGTCTCCGAGATCACAGAGTCGAACGGCTCCTCCTCGATGGCGACAGTGTGCGGCTCCTCGCTCGCGCTGATGGACGCGGGCGTGCCGCTGAAGCGGCCGACCGCCGGCATCGCGATGGGCCTCATCCTTGAGGGCGAACGTTTCGCCGTCCTGTCCGATATCCTGGGCGATGAGGATCATCTCGGCGACATGGACTTCAAAGTCGCCGGCACGGAAGAAGGCGTCACCTCGCTGCAGATGGACATCAAGGTCGCGGGCATCACTGAAGAAATCATGAAGGTCGCGCTTGATCAGGCGAAGGGCGGCCGCCTGCATATTCTTGGCGAAATGTCGAAGGCTCTGACCGGCGCCCGCGCCGAACTCGGCGAGTTCGCGCCGCGGATCGAAACGCTGAAAATCCCGACCGACAAGATTCGCGAGGTCATCGGCACGGGCGGCAAGGTCATTCGCGAAATCGTCGAAAAGACCGGCGCCAAGATCAATATCGAGGACGATGGCACGGTGAAGGTCGCGTCGTCAGACGGAAATTCGATCAAGGCGGCGATCGCCTGGATCAAGTCGATCGCCAATGATCCCGAAGTTGGCCAGATCTACGAAGGCACGGTCGTCAAAGTTGTCGATTTCGGTGCCTTCGTGAACTTCTTTGGCTCGAAGGACGGCCTCGTGCATATTTCGCAGCTCGCCAAGGGCCGTGTCGCGAAATCCTCGGACGTGGTCAAAGAGGGCGAAAAGGTCAAGGTGAAGCTGCTTGGCTTCGATGATCGCGGCAAGGTTCGGCTGTCGATGCGTTATGTCGATCAGGAGACCGGCGAAGATCTCGAAGCCAAGGAAAAGGCGGAGCAGCAGGCGTCCGTCGATTAA
- the rpsO gene encoding 30S ribosomal protein S15 — MSITPERKQTLVKEYAQKSGDTGSPEVQVAILTERIVNLTEHFKTHVKDNHSRRGLLKMVSQRRQLLDYVKNRDEPRYKSLIERLGIRR, encoded by the coding sequence ATGTCGATTACGCCAGAGCGCAAGCAGACGCTCGTGAAGGAATATGCCCAGAAATCGGGCGATACAGGTTCGCCCGAGGTGCAGGTCGCGATCTTGACCGAACGGATTGTCAATCTCACCGAACATTTCAAGACGCATGTCAAAGACAACCATTCGCGCCGCGGGCTTTTGAAGATGGTCTCGCAGCGCCGTCAGTTGCTCGACTATGTCAAGAACCGCGACGAGCCCCGCTACAAATCCCTGATCGAGCGCCTCGGCATTCGCCGCTAG